The following is a genomic window from Ignavibacteria bacterium.
TACTCTTAGAATTATTGGAAGTCGTTATGTATGATTTTATAAGCGTTATTAAAAACTGAATCTCCTGCTCGGGTGTCAGTTTAAATTTTAGTATATGCTTTGCAATGTCAATGTTCACCGGTGAAATTCCATATTTAAGAAAATTACAGTTACTGATAAGCATCAGAATTTCAGTGTAATAAGTTACATCGCTTTTATTTATTTTTATTTTTGAAATCAGATAATTATCAGGATTTTTTATTTTAAATTTTCTTACAATTAAGTTTTTAAGATACTCGAGGGTCTTATCAAGATTTTTCTCTATATAAATGTATGTATTAACATTTAAAAGAATATACTCAAGAGAATCCTTAAATTTATTATCTTTTATGTCCTGAATTTTATTAAATAAATTACTTGAGTGAATCAAAAAAAGCTTTTCAGTCGCGTTTAATCTTATCCAGCTTTTTAACAAATCGTATTCACCTGCATCAATCAAATAATTCAATCCGATGTATTCACTTCTCCAGTCCCCAAGTCCGAGATAATAACCCCCTAATTTAATAAATAAATCTTGTAAATCACTTGCTTTCAGATAAAGTACCGCGTTCTTGTTCAGATATTCTTTAAACAATTCATGGAAACGGTATATGTTATCTTCCCTGCTTATGAAAACATTATTTTCATAAAGCGTATTAATGAATTTATATCCGTTCTCATTTCCCAGAACACGGTTTAAAATTACTTCATCGAGTGATTCAAGATATGAAGTAAGATATAAAAACTTTTTCTCTTCTTCTGAAAAAGTATTAAAAATTTCATTTGTAAAATAACTGAACAAATCATGCTTCGACTTGATAATATCCTCAAGCTTAAAATGTTCAAAGTCGTTTACAAGAAATACAAGCTGTATCGCAGTTATCCATCCCTCGGTAGATTTCAAAAACTCTTCAAGAAGACTTTTGTCGATGTTAATTATCTTATTATTTTTTTTAAGGAACGCAAAAAACTTCTTGAAATCGTCTTCTTTGAAAGCTAAATCGTTTTTTGTAATTCTGCCAAGCCAGTTCTTTGCAAGAAATTTTGAATAATTAATTTTTGGTGGCTCACGTCGTGATATAAAAACAAAATGAACATTGGTCGAAAGATAATCCATAAAATAATTTAGCGCTTCACTTACTTCCGGGCTGTCGTCTATATTATGAAAGTCATCTAAAAATATGTGTATGTTTTTCTTTTTTGTTTCGAGATATAAAAACAAATCATTCGAGAAAGAAGAAATTACATTGTGAATTTTTTCTTTTGAGGAAATATCCTGATTCGTTGCTATGACTTTTTTTATGTTCTCACCGAAATGCGCATCAGGTATGTTTTTTTCAAATGCCAGTGAAAGCAATAAGAAAAAATTTTCTATTGAATTATCATAATGACTTAAGCTTATCCAGATTTTTATGTCACGCTTGATTGAATTGAAATATTCGGCAGACAAAGAAGTTTTTCCGTAACCTGCAGGCGCAGTTATAAGAATCAGCTTTTTATCTCTGAATGAATGGATTTTTTCCAGAAGTCTTTCTCTTGAATAATAAAATTCGCTGTTAGAAGGCGAAATTATCTTCTGAGAAAATTTAATGTTAATAAGTGACATTCCCCAATTTAAATCCTTACAATAAATAAATAAATTTATTAAAAAGTAAGGTTAATATTTTGGTAATTGTCTAAAAATGCCTCACTTTTATAGGAATCTACCACTATAACTATAAAAATAAGTTAAACTACTTTTTGCCCATAAGTGCATGAAGACCATCTGTTTTTTTGCCGCGTAAATGCTTAAATACTCGTTTAATATTTAACTTAAGAGAATCTTGGGTTTTCAGAGATCCAAGATATCGAGCTATTTCTTTTTGACGTCCCGGTGTAAGTTTGTCAAATGCAGCTTTTGCTTTTCTGTCTTTGAGAAGTGCTTTTTGAAATAAAATAGGTATAGTAAATGTGGGGGGTGAAGGATTAAATGCAATCGTTACTTTTATTTTTTGTCCGGCGATGGTAGTGACACTCTTTGTGAATTTAAGCCCGGCGGCTTTTGCTATAACATTGTTAATATATAATCGCCAGTCACCTGAATATCGAACTAATGTTTGCTGAAAAGCTGCGCCATTAACTTTGCCTTCGACAGGAATTGGACTCGTTTCTTTACCTGCCTGTTTAAAGATAAATTTTAATATTGAATCTGGCGGACGCACATAAGGATTAACGCCAATTATTAAAATTTCAGCACTGAACGTCCGCCTCTTCATGCCATAACTTCTTCTTCCTTTTTAAATCCTATCTCTTCAACTCTCACAATATCATTTTTCTTTTCATCAAGGAATTTAATTCGTTTCAATAATTCTTCTTCATTTCTCAACTTCGCTTCAAGCTCTTTTAATTTTTCTTCAATAGTTCTTTGTTTGTTGTTTTTCGCTATCATGTCTTCGCGATATCGTTTCAAGAAGTAGCTGATTGTCTCAACACGAATCTTAATTGCACCCGATGGCTTATTCTCGTCAATGTCTTTGAATGAAAAATACGGTGTTCCCGAACTTTCAACAATCTCCTGAATTACCGTATAAATCGGAGCATCATGTCCGCATTTAAATGATGAAAGCTCAAGCGCAACAAGGTTCGGATGCCTTGCAGTATATTTCGCAGCCCAGACTTTTCGCGATGTATTTTCAGAATAAGAATTTTTCCATACGTCTTCAATGTCCATAGCAGATTTAATCATGCCTGCTTCGACCTCAGCACCGAATAGTTCTTCTAAAACATCAGGGTCAGTCGGCAATGTATCTTGATAGAAAACAGGATATCCAAGCTTTTGGAATTCCTCCAGTATTTCGTGATTAATTCCCGGGTCATTGTGATACGGTCTTGCAAGAACAACAATTCCGATTTTATCTTCTTTCTTCAAATCATCAAGCGTTTTTCTTGAACCGTCTTTAAGGTCATTCATGAATTTATTATACGCCTTATATCCTTCATTGACTGCTTTATAATTCTCTTCCTCTGTTAGTCCAAGTCTGTCCTTAAACTCTTCAAACAACTGTCTTGCCGTCAATTGCGGATTGAACAATTGAACAAATGTTGATATATACTCAAGTCCTGATTCCTTAAACAAGTCACCTTCTTTTGTAAATGCAGCTTTTGCGGCTTCAATCGTTGCGGTAATTGTTGGACAAGCATTATGCGCCTGCGCATGCACCAAATCAGACGGCATATTATCGACTATCGGAGAAAAAATGAAATCAAGTTTTTTCTTTTTATGCTGAACATACATCAGGTTATGAACGTGAGGGATAGCAACTTTCGACGGGAAGCATGGGTCAATGCTTCCGCGCTTTGCGCCTGCTTTGTAAAGCTCCTCGGAAGTATATTCCGAATAAACAAAATTACCCGGCATAATTCCAAGCGCTTCAAAATACGCAGTGAAAAACGGAGTATGCTGATACATATTAAGCAACCTCGGAATGCCAATTACAATCTTGCTTCGTTTCTCGACAAGCTCTTTTCTCTTTGCCCATTCATCTTTTTTTGCTTTTGATACAAACATTCCTTTCGGTTCCTCACCAACC
Proteins encoded in this region:
- a CDS encoding YdeI/OmpD-associated family protein yields the protein MKRRTFSAEILIIGVNPYVRPPDSILKFIFKQAGKETSPIPVEGKVNGAAFQQTLVRYSGDWRLYINNVIAKAAGLKFTKSVTTIAGQKIKVTIAFNPSPPTFTIPILFQKALLKDRKAKAAFDKLTPGRQKEIARYLGSLKTQDSLKLNIKRVFKHLRGKKTDGLHALMGKK